The sequence AGGCTTCATCAACGAGCGCAATGTCGGCAGTCAGGACCAACGGACCATTCAAGTCGAAGTGATGGAGAGCTTGGGCAATTGTCCGAAGTACATCAACACTAGGAATCTTGTTCCCAATCCGAACCATGATCCAGTGACGCTACACAAGTCGTTGGATCTAGCTCCCGGAGAGAGTCTTCCCAAAGAAACGCTTGAGCACATCGCTCAGGCCGACACCATCTTTCTGGCGACAAGATATACCAGCCCGGTACAGACTATCTTCCAGTCACGTCTCGGTATCAACATCCGTGGAGGCAAGCCAGGCTTCCTTCGAATCACTACCGAGGCCACCACCGATGGTATCGGTGGAACGGTGCGACGGCAGGTAGCCTACCTACCCGACTACTCTGGCAATCGCTTCATGAGCTCGCTCGGCAACATTCACAGCGATAAGGTGGCAGGCATCACGGTACCTCTGATGAAGCAAGGTCTACCGATCGATGTGGTCTATCTCACGGGAGAAGCGCGGGTTCTCTTGGGCAAGGAGTCGAACATTATCTTCCCGGGTGTAAACACGTGCGTTCGGATCGAGCTGACGGGCTACATATATGTTCGCGACGCTGTACCGCTGATGCCGGTTTTGTTTAACCCAGCTGAATACGTCGAAGATTTTCAGAGTGGTGCAGAGGACGGCATCGGCTGGAGTCCCTACAATCCGCCCGTGCGACGTCTCCGCTCCGAACTCTCTACGCAGTCAGCCGCCGATGCAGTCCAGGAAGCGCGGTCGCATGAGGCAAAGATCATCGCGTTCGAACAGCACACTGTCGACCTTGCTAGCATCACGTTCCGACTCTCACCCCCGGTCAAGTACATCGCAGGACAGCACGTGATTTTGGACTGCGGATCGCTTTTGGATTCTGACGTGAAAGAATACAAACACATGTCGGTCAAGTACGGAGGTGAGCAGGAGCTCAATGATGGTGGTATTCGCACATGGACGATCAGCTCTGCGCCCAACCATACCGGTAAGGCTGAGGATACGATTGTGATTACGATGCGAAGGGTGGGGAAAGGGCTGATCACGCCGAAGTTGTTCGAGGTAGCAAAGACGACATTGACAGAGCAGCCGGCTTCCGTGGTCTTGCCGGTGCTAGGTGTAGGGGGAGAGTTTGTGCTGTCGAAAGCTGCTGGTGACGGTGTCAAGATGCTATGGATTGCTTCGGGCGTAGGCATCACACCTTTCCTGTCATtcctgcgcttcttggcgagctcgagacatAGAAAACTTGATGTCACACTGGTGCTTGCTGTACGCAGAGCAGAGGCTCTTGTCATGCTCGACCTGGTTCGCAGGGCGATCACCTCGAGGCATGCCGAAACCATCGGGAAGCTATGCGTGCACGTTTTCTCGGCAGGGCTGCATGATAATGCCCTCTCGATCTCTCAACTAGATGGCACAGCATTTGATCTCACCATCACATTCCATGACGCCCGTCTCAGCCCGGacctcttgctctcgctgAGTGGTAGGGAAAGAGCGGAAGTTTGGGTGTGCGGGCCACCTCAACTCGAAACGTCCGTCGTGCACACGTTGGAGTCCGCCGGGTGGCCGACCAACAAGCTTCATCGCGAGTCTTTTGCATTCTAGTCCCGTCCTTGCATGTTTAGGAATGGATATGTTTTATCAAGATGTGCAAAACATGTCCATATTGTCGAGATGTGGTGGGTTCAGCTGGTTttccgaatcgtgaatccagGGTCCTTGGAGCGTGATGCGTTCTTTGAGCTTTCTTAAGTtacagagtcgtgagtgactATCATGTGCACTGTGTAAAATCACACGCAAAGCTGCCGCCAATTTGTTTGAGGCTGACAAGTCACAATTTCCGCAGATGCAGGGACTGCAGGCGAAGAACCTGACCTACAGGTCGAGACTAGCGTGCCAAGGCGTTGTACTTGAGACTCGAACTTAATTGTATCTTTTTGCAGCAGAGGTCTACCCTACAAGCTTAGAGTTTGAAGGCGCACACGTTGGTCGCAAGGTGAGGTGAGTGTATTGCATGGTGGTCTTGCAAGAGCGCAGAACGCTTAGCGAAGACAAAGGGCGTCAAGACCAACCGCTCGTTGTCTCACTAGCCCGACACCTGTCAGCAAGACCGAGGAAAACAGCTTCGATCGACCACTCGTCTATCAACAGCCACCCATCCTGACCAACACTAGATCTGCACGACAAGCTGTATCTAGCTCGCTGGCGCCTCAAGAGAAACTGTGTCGCCGCAATTTTATTACATAGCGTCGTCCCAAAGACGCCGAGAGTCACGCGAGTCGACATCGACAACAGATGACAACGATGATGATCAGCCAGCCACCTTGAATCAGCAGCAATATCACAGAATGTCAGCCCTCGGCTAAGCAAGAGCGGAACAACTCGGTTTTCTTCTATAGTTAGGCGGAATGAGCTCCGTCTGTTTCGCGCTTGCGATCCTTAGATCCAGGCAAATCTCACAGCGCACTTACCTGCACACGCAGCTGTAACCACGGATGGACATAACTTAgccttcacgcttggagCACGGGAAACGAAGAAGTTCTCAATGGCCTGGCGCCCACAGATCCAACTACCCGATCAAATAATGTCGACATCCTGAACGGTAATTTCAGCAAGGGCCTTCACATTCCCGATTGAAGCCAGGCGTTCACGGTTggagaatcacgaattcaaATCTCTACAGAGATTGAATTGAGGCGAGATGAGTGACCTCAGGTTTGTATTCACATTAGCTTTTTTTGACTGCTGGCTAAATTCCCCCTTTTCGGATTTTTGTGCCTTTTTCAGAAGAGGGCCCAGACAGCGTCGGTATGAGGGTAAGTGTGAGACTGCTGCTTCTACCCGTAATCATTAAACAAGTTACTAGGTCAGGCGGCTCGAGTCGGGCTggagagtcacgagtgggtcGATTTGACTTGGCTGCAGGCACGTTTGCAATTGTGAATGGTGGGTTCTATGAGTTATGCTGCGTTTCGTCCGATTTTGATTATTTTTAACTTACTCACCATTTTGAGTGGACAAACATGActgagaatcacgaattgcgcCTGCGCCGCCTGCcaaccaatcgtgatttcgtCAGATGCATGTTAGCGAATTGGCCTGCCAAGCAGGCACAGCCCAAAGGCAACTTCAGCTAAACGCCGTCCCGCCAGCTAGTCAGCCTAGCCCTTACCCAGCTTGGATCTCGATCGGATTTTGATTCGAAAACTGACACGACACAgcgttcgtgattgagtTGGAGAGATTGAGGCTgcgctctgctctgctgtCGATTCAAACCATCCTTTTCACCTTTCACTCCTACCTCACCTCACACTTTAcccatctccatctcgatccgCGCGCTTCACCGTCGTTGCTTccctcttcatcatcacaaACGCGGTCCCGTGGCTCAGTCAACCGAAGCTACTTTTTCAGCCCATTATTTTTCGCCTTTCGGCATCCTGCGTTCACCTCTTTGCAGGTGCTGTCCCTCTTCGTGGCTTGCGCCCATCAGCATCGTTCAGCGCATACGCTTGCTTCACTCATTCAAATTTGTATCGCTTCGGAAcaaacgctgctgctttcgcACCATTATCTCCAACCAACTCCAACATCTCTTTGTTTGCACTTTGAGCTTTGCCGACGCCAGCGCTGTTCGTCACTTTCACCATCAACACTGCCCAGCATCATTGCATCTTTGCAGTCCAGCATTGTTCCACTCAATTTGTCACAGCACCGCCTGCCTGACAACGACTTCATAGCCTGAGTCTCTGTGCAACACCACCGCCGCTTCAGCACCCAGCTTCGCAGCAATCATGGATCTTCGTGTCGGAGGAAAGTACCGCATCGGTAAGAAGATCGGCTCTGGCTCCTTCGGTGACATCTACCTCGgcatcaacatcatctCGGGCGAAGAGGTCGCCATTAAGCTCGAGTCcatcaaggccaagcaTCCCCAGCTTGAGTATGAGGCTAAGGTCTACAAGACCCTCGCCGGCGGTGTCGGTGTTCCCTTTGTCCGATGGTATGGACAAGAGTGCGACTACAACGCCATGGTCATTGACCTTCTCGGCCCTTCGCTTGAGGACCTCTTCAATTTTTGCAACCGCAAGTTCTCGCTGAAGACTGTCTTGCTCCTTGCCGACCAGATGGTATGTATATCCTGCTTTCTCAACTTGACCATTGCTGCTGGAGAGTGAGCTCGTACGGCCGCTCTCCTACCTACACAGCCTGTAAGCGCAGACCATCTGACCGTTTCTTCTGCCTACATCCTGATCGTCACCTATACAGATCTCCCGAATCGAGTACATCCACTCGCGCAACTTCATTCACCGCGACATTAAGCCCGACAATTTCCTCATGGGTATCGGCAAACGCGGTAACCAGGTCAATGTCATCGACTTTGGTCTCGCCAAAAAGTACCGTGACCCCAAGACGCACCTGCACATTCCTTACAGAGAGAACAAAAACTTGACCGGTACCGCTCGATACACCTCGATCAACACCCACCTCGGTGTTGAGCAgtctcgacgagatgacCTCGAAAGTTTGGGCTACGTCCTTATGTACTTCCTCCGCGGCTCGCTCCCGTGGCAAGGTCTCAAGGCTGCcaccaagaagcagaagtACGACCGCATCatggagaagaagatgacCACCCCCACCGAGCTCCTCTGCCGAGGCTTCCCCTCCGAGATGGCCATCTACCTCAACTGCTGCCGATCGCTCCGCTTTGATGACAAGCCCGATTACTCGTACCTTCGCAAGCTCTTCCGCGACCTCTTTGTGCGCGAAGGCTTCCAGTACGACTACGTCTTTGACTGGTCcatccagcagcgcagcgaggACGCCAAGGCCGACCCCGtcgtcaagcagcagcaggctcagcagcaggccGCCCAGCTACCTCGCCGCAAGGTTCTCCCTCAGGAGGGTGACGAGGCTGTCGCCAACGGCATGGACACCACGCGCACTGCCTATGGCACCGCTCGCCCTGCCGACAAGGCTTACCTCACTTCGCAGAACATGCCCAGCTCCTCTCGACCTCCGAAGCGCGAGGACCAGACCGGCTACTACTGATCTGATGCACGGCGTTTCGGTGTGACCACCTTTGCATCAGCTTTTCATCGTCGGTGTTGAAACGTTACGTGAAGATCGGCGCGGCTGCAGCGGGCTTAGAGCTATCAGTACATGCcagctcgctcttctccctTCAGACTCACCAACTCACGGACCCTTTCCTCAACCCGGTCTCTAATGAAcctcctcttccaacaGCTTTTCTTGGCATCTCACGGATCTTCTGGCGCTTCTCTTTTCGGTATAGACGGTCGAGCGACCGCTCTGGTTATGATCATGATTTTTTCTCTCGACTGATGTGTGGGGCGACTCACACATGCAGACACAGACCATTTTCCTCGCGGATATGCGAGAGGGCTTCGTTGGAAATCAAAGGACAGGTGTCCAAAGCATGATCAATCAAGAAAACCAGGCAGCAACGAGGCTGGAAACTGCGTCTCATCCTCCCctagcagcagctcatATACGGCTACCAACCTCTTTGTCAAGGTTCGACGTCTCATCACCACTCTTCCCGCGCATCAGATCCAGCCAAGATcgttttctttttttttctctctttTTTCGCCATTCACAAGCAATGCTCGTCTCACTCTTCCTCAAATGCACGCCTCACTCGACACACAAAACGTCTGGTGCAGTCCCTGCACATGTTTCGCAATCAGCTGGTACGAGCCACGCCGCAGTCGGCTCGGTCCTCGTTGCATGTCTTGAACGCCTGCTCGGGGCACACCGCCCGAAAGTGTCGATCCTGCCAACTGTCTACTGTCTTTACTTGTCATGCATTTCCCTTAACCGTCCTTCTATCTCACCGCCACTCACCGCAACAAACCCCACCGCTGT comes from Mycosarcoma maydis chromosome 1, whole genome shotgun sequence and encodes:
- a CDS encoding putative casein kinase-1 hhp1, whose product is MDLRVGGKYRIGKKIGSGSFGDIYLGINIISGEEVAIKLESIKAKHPQLEYEAKVYKTLAGGVGVPFVRWYGQECDYNAMVIDLLGPSLEDLFNFCNRKFSLKTVLLLADQMISRIEYIHSRNFIHRDIKPDNFLMGIGKRGNQVNVIDFGLAKKYRDPKTHLHIPYRENKNLTGTARYTSINTHLGVEQSRRDDLESLGYVLMYFLRGSLPWQGLKAATKKQKYDRIMEKKMTTPTELLCRGFPSEMAIYLNCCRSLRFDDKPDYSYLRKLFRDLFVREGFQYDYVFDWSIQQRSEDAKADPVVKQQQAQQQAAQLPRRKVLPQEGDEAVANGMDTTRTAYGTARPADKAYLTSQNMPSSSRPPKREDQTGYY